GGTTGAAAAGCACTCTTCAGGAGTTCACAAGGGCAAAGTGGTTTCGAAGAAGGGCGCAGAGTTCCTCAATTCAGTCATAAAGTCATTTTCAAAATAGAGTTGAATACAGATTAGATAAGCCATGGGCGATTCAGAGCTTGAGCGGATAAGGCAGGAAAAATTAAGGCGCTATCGCGAGCAGGAATCCTCTGAGGATTCATCAGAGGATGAAGCAAGGCTTCAGCAGGAAATAGGAATGCTCGAGCAGGCAGTGAAGGCAAGGCTCACAAAAGAGGCGCTTGCAAGATACGCAAACATAAAGATTGCGCATCCCGAGCTCGCATTGAATCTCCTTTTGATTTTGGGGCGCGCTGTCCAGGGCAATCAGGTGGATTTTATCAGCGATTCGCAGCTGAGGGAAATCCTCCAGCAGATTCAGGCAGCGGGAAAAAAGGATTTCAGCATAATGTCAAAGCAAAAGTGAATATTCATTAAATTCATTAAAAAAACAAAGAACGGGTTAAAATGAGCAGAAATAAAACATCTACAAAAAAGAAAGTTCTTGTCAAGAAGACAACACAGACAAGGTGGGCACCATTCTGGGCAGTCCCAAAGAAATTCGGGAAAGGCAGAAAGGTGCATCCCGGGAGACTGACTGCAGTCAAGAGAAGTTGGAGAAAGACAAAGATAAAGGATTAAATTCAGATGATCAAAATGGCAGAAGAACGCACATACAACATACCACTAAGAAGAGACTGGCTTCATGTCCCAAGATACAAGAGGGCTAAAAAGGCAGTAAAGGCAACAAAAGAATTCCTAGTCCAGCACATGAAATCAGATTTAAAGAACATAAGGCTTGGGAAATACCTTAATGAGGAATTGTGGAAGCACGGAATCAAAAACCCGCCCCATCACATAAAGGTAGTTGTCTCCAAGGATTCCGAGGGAATAGTCAGGGCTGAGCTTTCAGGCGCTCCAAAAGAGGAGAAGAAAGCGGAAAAGAAGCCGGTTAAGAAAGAGGCAGAAAATAAGGAAGAGAAAAAAGAAGCTTCCCCTGAATCCAAGC
Above is a genomic segment from Candidatus Woesearchaeota archaeon containing:
- a CDS encoding 50S ribosomal protein L31e: MAEERTYNIPLRRDWLHVPRYKRAKKAVKATKEFLVQHMKSDLKNIRLGKYLNEELWKHGIKNPPHHIKVVVSKDSEGIVRAELSGAPKEEKKAEKKPVKKEAENKEEKKEASPESKPIDAEIKKEIKQSEKPNAQKKE